In one Brassica oleracea var. oleracea cultivar TO1000 chromosome C9, BOL, whole genome shotgun sequence genomic region, the following are encoded:
- the LOC106313100 gene encoding transcription factor MYB28-like: MSRKPCCVGEGLKKGAWTTEEDKKLISYIHEHGEGGWRDIPQKAGLKRCGKSCRLRWTNYLKPEIKRGEFSSEEEQIIIMLHASRGNKWSVIARHLPRRTDNEIKNYWNTHLKKRLIEQGTHPLTHKPLASNTNPTVPENLHSLDASSNSDKQYSRSSSMPSMSCTPSSGFNTVFENTSKDGTPVREDDSLSRKKRFKKSSSTSRLLNKVAAKATSMKEALSASMEGSLNANISFSNGYSEQILNEDDSSNASLINTLAEFDPFLQTTFYPENEMNTTSDLGIDQDYFSHFLENFGNHNEEHYMNHNYGHGLLMSYVSQEVSSTSVDDQDNTNEGWSNYLLDHADFIHDMDSDSLGKHLI; this comes from the exons ATGTCAAGAAAGCCATGTTGTGTCGGAGAAGGGCTGAAGAAAGGGGCATGGACCACCGAGGAAGATAAGAAACTCATCTCTTACATCCATGAACATGGAGAAGGAGGCTGGCGCGACATTCCTCAAAAAGCTG GATTGAAAAGGTGTGGAAAGAGTTGTAGACTGCGATGGACTAACTACCTAAAACCTGAGATCAAAAGAGGCGAGTTTAGTTCAGAGGAGGAACAGATTATCATCATGCTTCATGCTTCTCGTGGAAACAA GTGGTCGGTCATAGCGAGACATTTACCTAGAAGAACAGACAATGAGATCAAAAACTACTGGAACACACATCTCAAGAAGCGTTTGATTGAACAGGGTACTCATCCCCTGACTCACAAGCCACTAGCTTCTAATACAAACCCTACTGTACCTGAGAATTTGCATTCCCTAGATGCATCTAGTAATTCCGACAAGCAATACTCCCGGTCAAGCTCAATGCCTTCCATGTCTTGTACTCCTTCCTCCGGTTTCAACACGGTTTTCGAGAATACCAGCAAAGATGGGACACCAGTTCGTGAGGACGATTCCTTGAGTCGCAAGAAACGTTTTAAGAAATCAAGTTCTACATCAAGGCTTTTGAACAAAGTTGCGGCTAAGGCCACTTCCATGAAAGAAGCTTTGTCTGCTTCCATGGAAGGTAGCTTGAATGCTAATATAAGCTTTTCCAATGGCTACTCTGAGCAGATTCTCAATGAAGATGATAGTTCTAATGCATCCCTCATAAACACTCTCGCCGAGTTCGATCCCTTCCTCCAAACAACGTTTTACCCTGAGAATGAGATGAATACTACTTCTGATCTCGGTATAGATCAGGACTACTTCTCACATTTTCTCGAAAATTTCGGCAACCATAATGAGGAGCACTACATGAATCATAACTATGGTCATGGTCTTCTTATGTCCTATGTGTCCCAAGAAGTCTCATCAACTAGCGTTGATGATCAAGACAATACTAATGAGGGTTGGTCAAATTATCTTCTTGACCATGCTGATTTTATACATGACATGGATTCTGATTCCCTCGGAAAGCATCTCATATGA
- the LOC106314145 gene encoding uncharacterized protein LOC106314145, giving the protein MSETPTPDPPDESDSFPPANQSPQLVKSSIPLSIPPVEALSYARRFKNSLRNLRKISSPSSEVDGIPMVIAPDSVVLQALQSWKDHIIAHFHGRCPAPTRIYNVLNPVWVATRQWVLEVGYWQVDNCAMTAVPWSADASLEMQDLVSAPTWAILKSIPPQLYSLGGISVIASGIGDPLHTENSRLEPFHFGDTKVKVEIKLEILPPLAVIVRDTQGYSVRVNVEYPRLLRSAATVASSVICSTTQVTVVDTNITSEGSNSKGKIEPDSSREVDYASNNPEVQMDKYQAPVMEPVSEDCMEVLLPPNDRPTLPGPLQSKSVSEDAGVELEEEEIPFLPSPVAIAHWKYFGDEGLRGERSRIWIVWDPTISVVVYKKSAQFILCGVFDPATGISVTVAFVYGFNTESQRKDLWRELSVLNSSSTLHNSAWLMVRDFNQILNTSEHYSIKSYVPPLRGMEDLRSFLDTNKLTYLSCRGTYYIWTNCRPEDPILRKLDRAIVNPSWNLQFPESLATFDPSGDSDHSPCLISFTPVTLSGKKSFKYSSFVSTHSNFIPSLRLAWSESVGIGSKLFTLGQKLKKAKECCKRLNRDKFSNIQQRTKTALEDLERIQFSLMTTPTEALVTEESIARDTWAFFASAQENFFKLKSRIRWLREGDSNTKFFHRVVLANQSWNAIRYIRDSTGLRIYNQQQIKGMAVAYFKNLLGSESIGIVPMTVEEIRDIHPFRCSTSVASEPTRIPSEEEIKAVFFKMPKCKAPGPDGFPADFFWMLGRLKFNATTVALIPKVTGADKLSKFRPVSCCSTVYKVIARLLKKRLKIFVPKVVQHNQAYDNLNWDFMLNILKAFALPEIFIDWIKECITTTTFSIAFNGELLDCFPGKKGLRQGDPISSLLFVMAMDILSKLLDRGAMDHVFGIHPLGNAPLITHISFADDVLLFFDGTDQSLQGLLSILDNFNNCSGLGINRSKTAVFFYGGDRVRNRASAASHGISQGSFPIRYLGVPLTTKKLRKQDYQPLLDKIHSWFTSWTVKHLSFAGRLQLLKSVIYSTISFWASIFLLPNGCLRALEQMCNSFLWKGVPTGARGAKVSWEALCSSTKSGGLGLRRLSPWNMIMGLKLIWLLFASSGSLWVSWTRLHLIGADNFWILDATRSGSWVWKSLCKLRQLARPFVVCEVGSGISASFWHDNWTSLGPLLHLTGEMGPRLSGLSGEPVVRDAIVNNNWWMSTLRSRNPVICFLKNCLPDHQAIVTSEDDDRFLWQLGDGAPVSDFSSSLMWNHLYDRLPEVTWHKAIWFKGRILKHAFLAWLMALDKLSTKDRIRN; this is encoded by the exons ATGTCTGAAACTCCCACGCCAGACCCGCCGGATGAATCAGACTCGTTCCCTCCTGCGAATCAATCGCCTCAGTTAGTGAAATCCTCAATACCGCTGTCGATTCCGCCAGTAGAAGCTCTGTCGTATGCTCGGAGATTCAAAAACTCCTTAAGGAACCTCAGGAAAATTTCTTCTCCTTCGTCAGAGGTGGATGGAATTCCGATGGTTATCGCTCCCGACTCAGTCGTCCTCCAAGCTTTACAATCGTGGAAGGACCACATCATTGCTCATTTCCACGGTCGATGCCCAGCTCCGACAAGGATCTATAATGTCCTTAACCCAGTTTGGG TGGCGACCCGTCAATGGGTATTGGAAGTTGGTTATTGGCAGGTCGATAACTGTGCAATGACGGCGGTTCCTTGGTCGGCTGATGCTTCCCTCGAGATGCAAGACTTGGTCTCTGCGCCTACGTGGGCCATTCTAAAAAGCATACCTCCTCAACTCTATTCGTTAGGCGGGATTAGCGTCATCGCTAGCGGTATTGGCGATCCGTTACATACAGAAAACTCTAGACTGGAACCCTTTCACTTCGGAGATACTAAGGTGAAGGTGGAAATCAAACTGGAGATTCTTCCTCCTCTAGCAGTCATTGTTAGGGACACTCAAGGTTATTCAGTTCGTGTGAATGTGGAATACCCACGTCTCCTCCGAAGTGCTGCAACTGTGGCAAGTTCGGTCATATGCTCAA CAACACAAGTTACAGTAGTGGATACAAATATAACTTCAGAGGGATCCAACTCTAAGGGTAAGATTGAGCCAGACTCGAGTCGAGAAGTGGATTATGCGTCTAACAATCCAGAGGTTCAGATGGACAAATATCAAGCTCCAGTGATGGAACCGGTCTCTGAAGATTGTATG GAGGTGTTGTTACCGCCTAATGATCGCCCTACCCTTCCAGGGCCTTTACAGTCTAAGTCTGTATCAGAAGATGCTGGGGTAGAGTTAGAAGAAGAGGAAATTCCGTTCTTGCCATCTCCTGTAGCG ATCGCTCATTGGAAGTATTTTGGAGACGAGGGACTTAGAGGAGAACGCTCTAG GATCTGGATTGTGTGGGATCCGACAATTTCAGTCGTTGTATATAAGAAATCTGCTCAGTTTATTTTGTGTGGAGTGTTTGATCCTGCTACTGGTATCTCAGTTACAGTGGCATTTGTTTATGGATTTAATACTGAGAGTCAGAGAAAGGATTTGTGGCGGGAGCTTTCAGTTCTTAACTCTTCCTCCACTCTTCACAACTCTGCTTGGTTGATGGTAAGAGACTTTAACCAGATCTTGAACACCAGCGAGCATTACTCGATCAAATCATATGTTCCTCCTTTACGAGGAATGGAGGATTTAAGGTCCTTTTTGGATACAAACAAGCTCACATATCTCAGCTGCAGGGGCACCTATTATATTTGGACGAACTGTAGGCCGGAGGACCCTATCTTGAGGAAGCTCGATCGAGCTATTGTTAATCCGTCTTGGAATCTTCAGTTTCCAGAGTCCTTAGCAACATTTGATCCTTCGGGCGACTCAGACCACTCTCCATGTTTGATATCCTTCACTCCAGTAACTCTATCAGGAAAGAAAAGCTTCAAATACTCCTCCTTTGTGTCAACTCATTCCAATTTCATCCCTAGTCTCCGGTTGGCCTGGAGTGAATCGGTGGGAATTGGATCGAAACTTTTTACTCTGGGGCAGAAGCTAAAGAAAGCAAAAGAATGTTGCAAGAGGTTGAACAGAGATAAGTTCAGCAACATCCAGCAGAGAACAAAGACTGCATTAGAAGACTTGGAAAGAATTCAATTCTCGTTAATGACGACCCCGACAGAAGCATTGGTAACGGAGGAATCTATTGCAAGGGATACGTGGGCATTTTTTGCCTCTGCTCAAGAAAACTTCTTCAAGCTTAAGTCGAGGATACGATGGCTGCGAGAAGGAGACTCTAATACAAAGTTCTTCCACCGTGTTGTTCTAGCTAATCAGTCTTGGAATGCTATTCGATATATCAGGGATTCTACAGGTCTGAGAATCTACAATCAGCAACAGATTAAAGGAATGGCAGTGGCTTATTTCAAAAACTTGTTGGGTTCAGAAAGCATAGGCATAGTCCCAATGACAGTGGAGGAGATCCGTGATATCCATCCGTTCCGGTGCTCTACCTCAGTAGCTTCTGAGCCTACTCGGATTCCTTCTGAGGAGGAGATCAAGGCTGTGTTCTTTAAAATGCCTAAGTGCAAGGCGCCAGGGCCCGATGGTTTTCCAGCTGATTTTTTCTGGATGCTTGGGAGATT GAAGTTCAATGCTACAACGGTTGCTCTGATCCCCAAGGTCACTGGGGCAGACAAGCTCTCTAAGTTCAGACCTGTCTCTTGTTGTTCGACAGTATATAAGGTTATTGCAAGATTGCTGAAGAAGCGTCTCAAGATTTTTGTGCCGAAAGTTGTTCAACATAACCAG GCTTATGACAATCTAAACTGGGATTTCATGCTCAATATCCTTAAGGCGTTTGCTCTTCCGGAGATCTTTATCGATTGGATTAAGGAATGTATCACCACTACAACGTTCAGTATAGCTTTCAATGGAGAGTTATTGGATTGTTTTCCAGGAAAAAAGGGATTGAGACAAGGTGATCCTATCTCTTCGCTACTGTTTGTTATGGCAATGGACATTCTCTCCAAGCTCCTAGACAGAGGCGCTATGGATCATGTGTTTGGTATTCATCCTCTAGGTAATGCCCCTCTTATAACTCACATTAGTTTTGCCGATGATGTGCTGCTGTTCTTTGATGGGACAGACCAATCGCTTCAAGGATTACTCTCCATCTTGGATAATTTTAACAACTGCTCTGGGTTGGGTATTAATAGAAGCAAGACAGCAGTATTTTTTTATGGTGGTGATAGGGTCCGTAACCGAGCCTCTGCAGCCTCTCATGGTATCTCTCAGGGCTCATTTCCGATTCGTTATCTAGGAGTTCCACTCACGACAAAGAAACTGAGAAAACAGGATTATCAGCCTCTGCTGGACAAGATTCATTCTTGGTTTACTTCTTGGACAGTTAAACATCTCTCGTTTGCGGGTCGGCTGCAGCTGTTGAAATCAGTGATCTACTCAACTATATCTTTTTGGGCCTCTATCTTTCTTCTACCGAATGGTTGTCTCAGGGCACTGGAACAAATGTGCAATAGTTTTCTTTGGAAGGGAGTCCCAACAGGAGCAAGAGGAGCTAAGGTATCTTGGGAAGCATTATGCTCTTCCACGAAATCAGGAGGCCTTGGCCTTAGGAGGTTGAGCCCATGGAACATGATCATGGGACTGAAGCTCATCTGGCTGTTGTTTGCCTCGTCTGGTTCTCTATGGGTTTCGTGGACTCGATTACATTTAATTGGTGCTGATAATTTCTGGATCCTTGACGCTACTAGATCAGGGAGTTGGGTTTGGAAATCGCTTTGTAAGCTTAGGCAATTAGCTCGACCGTTTGTGGTCTGTGAGGTTGGCTCAGGCATTTCCGCAAGTTTCTGGCATGATAATTGGACATCATTAGGACCGCTCTTACACTTAACGGGTGAGATGGGTCCGAGGTTGAGTGGTCTTTCAGGGGAACCGGTGGTTCGTGATGCTATAGTGAATAACAACTGGTGGATGAGCACTTTAAGATCAAGGAACCCGGTTATTTGCTTTCTAAAGAATTGCTTACCTGATCATCAAGCAATAGTTACGTCAGAAGACGATGACCGTTTTTTATGGCAACTTGGTGATGGGGCTCCTGTGTCGGATTTCTCGTCTTCTCTCATGTGGAACCACCTATATGATAGGCTCCCGGAAGTGACCTGGCATAAGGCAATATGGTTCAAAGGAAGGATTCTGAAGCATGCGTTTCTTGCTTGGTTGATGGCTCTAGACAAATTATCCACAAAGGACAGGATAAGGAATTAG